Proteins encoded by one window of Diachasmimorpha longicaudata isolate KC_UGA_2023 chromosome 20, iyDiaLong2, whole genome shotgun sequence:
- the LOC135171436 gene encoding uncharacterized protein LOC135171436 produces the protein MVLSAGDPIVRVLEDLIETVPFVGSLIRGGSRFYDFHELLLEPLPSWAPREIFEYRIALTLPAIRSGQYFGLGLVDLLNSQRDSSEMTGHPFWIPGFEVGDFDVVLPASLESFPWETVQEVTELWLTLTVENYYRVPLFSHSAPCLLFDLLYDACWDRVETILRMGITREVRRQGNLRLWLSGDFCLPRLFIEGPCPG, from the exons atggtgttatccgcTGGTGACCCGATTGTGCGAGTGTTGGAGGACCTTATAGAGACGGTTCCCTTCGTTGGGTCCCTGATTCGTGGTGGTTCGCGATTCTATGATTTCCACGAGTTGTTGTTAGAGCCTCTTCCCTCTTGGGCTCCACGGGAAATTTTTGAGTACCGTATAGCTCTTACTCTTCCCGCCATCCGGTCTGGCCAATATTTTGGGTTGGGGTTGGTCGATCTCCTCAATAGCCAGCGAGATTCTAGTGAGATGACGGGCCATCCTTTCTGGATTCCGGGTTTTGAGGTTGGGGATTTTGACGTAGTTCTCCCGGCATCTTTG GAGTCCTTTCCCTGGGAAACCGTGCAAGAGGTCACTGAACTCTGGCTTACCCTGACGGTGGAGAATTATTATCGCGTCCCTCTGTTCTCCCATTCTGCCCCGTGTCTCCTGTTTGACCTTCTTTACGATGCTTGTTGGGATCGTGTGGAGACTATCCTCAGGATGGGGATTACTCGTGAGGTTCGGCGACAGGGGAATCTGCGCCTGTGGCTATCGGGTGATTTTTGTCTCCCCCGTCTCTTTATTGAGGGTCCCTGTCCAGGGTGA
- the LOC135171583 gene encoding cap-specific mRNA (nucleoside-2'-O-)-methyltransferase 1-like has translation MQNMDFTRGKGLGKKNHFIAEPIQASLHKGRRGLGHSNQALIKAIGKWDRSQEIISVREKIYWLRNDQEPPIAEDFRGWMRRAPWKKTIDDETLFCEPQILHQVISSKSIFDGLEKPEIQRARIHSNPFETIRGVFFLNRDAVKMANIDRACNFMFTNPTTANPNEILYFADVCAGPGGFSEYVLWRRKWHAKGFGFTLRGSNDFQLHNFYAGPPETFHPFYGPKGDGNIYDLENQLAYQQLIMNHTQGQGVHFMMADGGFSVEGIESIQEILSKQLYLCQCLVALKIVRTGGHFVTKLFDLFTPFSVGLIYLLYRCFEKISIFKPNTSRPGNSERYLICEKKKSEIEAVINYLSYAREVLLRADGNGDIRELVPVELLQDADSFYNYICSSNNDLGRKQVMGLLKIAAFAENRNLSEPKQTQMRKECLEYWHLPDQIRIVPMLLKPEERLRSIVVESVVKYLSAPPMILTSKNVTTTILENPCDWYAVLCGSDASGTTPSKQLTFYLGMGRTNVFRLVKNTWERADNIELPPNTFVYAELVEEMRGLENNIRRTEALHIVDAYLLGGEDVSRNSLPERYALINKFCESLWKLNNSAYCPVRAKELHPLDRELPMTLHVQPCTLINKKKLLVHYLQDSYPRRTRPDNDPLSFVPNSVVFLKTTSAPWTRVISRETSHHYYFNSMTNENFYANRRPESACASFLETFVTRISDIDSSILRKN, from the exons ATGCAAAATATGGACTTTACTCGTGGCAAGGGCCTGggtaagaaaaatcattttatcgcTGAGCCCATTCAGGCTTCTTTGCATAAGGGTCGACGAGGTTTGGGTCATAGTAACCAAGCTCTGATCAAAGCCATTGGGAAATGGGATCGATCCCAAGAAATCATAAGCGTTAGGGAGAAAATCTACTGGTTGAGAAATGATCAGGAACCACCAATAGCAGAGGATTTCAGGGGTTGGATGCGCAGGGCTCCCTGGAAAAAGACCATTGATGATGAAACTTTATTTTGCGAGCCCCAGATCCTTCACCAGGTCATAAGCTCGAAGAGCATTTTCGATGGTTTAGAAAAACCTGAAATACAAAGGGCGAGGATTCATTCGAATCCCTTTGAAACAATCAGAGgtgtattttttcttaatcgCGATGCTGTAAAAATGGCTAATATTGACAGAGCCTGCAATTTCATGTTCACTAATCCAACAACGGCAAATCCAAATGAGATCCTCTACTTCGCCGACGTATGCGCCGGTCCTGGAGGATTCAGTGAATATGTCCTGTGGAGGAGGAAGTGGCATGCAAAGGGCTTTGGATTCACCCTGAGGGGCTCCAACGACTTTCAATTACATAACTTTTACGCTGGACCACCAGAAACTTTTCATCCTTTTTATGGACCCAAGGGTGATGGTAATATTTATGATCTGGAGAATCAACTCGCCTATCAACAACTTATCATGAATCATACCCAAGGACAGGGTGTTCACTTCATGATGGCTGATGGAGGATTTTCGGTTGAGGGAATAGAAAGTATTCAGGAGATTTTGTCGAAACAGTTATACTTGTGCCAATGCCTGGTGGCCCTTAAGATTGTGCGGACAGGTGGACACTTTGTTACTAAATTGTTCGATCTGTTCACACCATTCAGCGTGGGATTGATTTACTTGCTATACAGatgctttgaaaaaatatcaattttcaagcCGAATACATCTAGACCTGGCAACTCTGAAAG GTACTTGATTTGCGAGAAGAAGAAGAGTGAAATTGAGGCTGTGATCAACTATCTTTCATATGCTAGGGAAGTTCTTCTGAGGGCTGACGGGAACGGCGATATCAGGGAATTGGTACCTGTGGAGTTGCTCCAAGATGCCGATAGCTTCTACAACTATATTTGTAGTTCCAACAACGATCTGGGAAGGAAACAAGTGATGGGACTCTTGAAGATCGCTGCCTTTGCCGAGAATCGGAACCTCTCTGAGCCGAAGCAGACGCAGATGAGGAAGGAGTGTCTTGAATATTGGCATCTACCGGACCAGATTAGAATAGTCCCCATGCTCTTGAAACCAGAGGAGAGACTTCGTTCAATCGTCGTCGAATCTGTTGTAAAGTACCTGAGCGCTCCTCCCATGATTTTGACTTCTAAGAATGTGACAACGACTATCCTGGAAAATCCCTGTGATTGGTATGCAGTACTCTGTGGATCGGATGCCAGTGGAACAACACCTAGCAAACAATTGACTTtctacttgggtatgggaagaaCCAATGTCTTTAGGTTGGTGAAGAATACCTGGGAGAGGGCCGACAATATTGAACTGCCTCCTAATACATTTGTTTATGCTGAACTGGTGGAGGAGATGAGAGGACTGGAAAATAATATCCGGAGAACTGAAGCATTGCATATTGTCGATGCGTATCTCCTGGGAGGAGAGGATGTCAGCAGAAATTCACTTCCAGAAAG GTATGCTCTCATCAATAAATTCTGTGAGTCTCTGTGGAAGCTCAATAACTCTGCATATTGTCCAGTTCGTGCCAAGGAATTGCATCCTCTGGATCGTGAGTTACCCATGACACTTCATGTACAACCCTGTACATTGATAAACAAGAAGAAATTATTAGTACATTATCTACAAGATTCATACCCGAGGAGGACACGCCCCGATAACGATCCACTATCCTTTGTACCAAATAGTGTGGTATTCTTGAAGACAACTAGTGCACCCTGGACACGAGTTATCAGTAGGGAAACTAGCCATCATTATTACTTCAATTCTAtgacgaatgaaaatttttatgctaATCGTCGACCAGAATCAGCTTGTGCTAGCTTCCTCGAGACATTTGTCACTCGA ATTAGTGACATAGATTCATCAATACTtaggaagaattaa
- the LOC135171581 gene encoding uncharacterized protein LOC135171581, whose product MQSQGTWKGARIGHASILRADRELEWLLLCGARNFSFNRLVWYIDGSGLSGRARARVWAEGPAIAKAIVLDSHATVLQTQRAALRTCARTILEKGDKGKKIFIYSDSRRALRAILKYEYCSKLSGKCVELMEEIAVHNRLEVAWIPSDAGIRGNEKADELAKHGCRKASQGEWSAWGSETGARHAKSLLKRPTRKIAEALLGLNRAKLRAIVGLITGHWPLALYLSSIGKRPDPLCKSCGEKEEDPFHLCTRCSGLDAVRWDVFGSACTEIHVDRDGIKGLYELARRAQILETSG is encoded by the exons ATGCAGTCACAGGGAACGTGGAAGGGAGCCAGGATTGGACATGCTAGTATTCTCCGCGCCGACAGAGAGCTGGAATGGCTACTGTTGTGCGGTGCCAGGAACTTCTCTTTCAAC AGGCTAGTCTGGTATATAGATGGATCTGGGTTGAGCGGACGAGCACGGGCGCGGGTATGGGCTGAGGGGCCCGCCATAGCGAAGGCCATCGTGCTGGATTCgcacgcaaccgtgctccagacaCAGCGGGCTGCCCTGAGGACCTGCGCCAGGACCATCCTGGAGAAaggggacaagggcaaaaagatcttcatctactcagacaGCAGACGCGCACTGAGGGCAATACTCAAATATGAGTATTGCTCAAAACTATCGGGTAAATGCGTAGAGCTAATGGAGGAAATCGCCGTACACAATCGGCTAGAGGTGGCCTGGATTCCGAGCGACGCTGGCATCAGAGGCAATGAGAAAGCCGATGAGCTTGCTAAGCACGGATGCAGAAAGGCCTCCCAGGGGGAGTGGAGCGC GTGGGGCTCGGAAACGGGCGCCAGACACGCAAAATCCCTCTTGAAAAGACCCACTAGGAAGATTGCAGAAGctctgttgggcctaaacagggctAAACTCCGAGctatagtggggcttatcactggacactggcccctggctctgtacctATCGAGCATAGGCAAAAGGcctgaccccctatgcaaaagttgcggggagaaggaggaggatccttttcacctatgcacaagatgcagcgggctCGATGCAGTTAGATGGGACGTTTTTGGGTCTGCATGCACAGAGATacatgtcgacagggacggtatTAAGGGGCTCTACGAGTTAGCGcgtagggcacagatactcgaGACCAGCGGTTAG
- the LOC135171580 gene encoding uncharacterized protein LOC135171580, giving the protein MGNLPEPRVTESRPFTNVGIDYCGPFFIKERKVRNRGRIKVYVSVFVCLAIKAVHLEIACDLTTEGFLAALRRFVARRGVCSNIYSDNGTNFIGANSELKEIHEFLKNEDHQQKILHFATSKEIRWHFIPAQSPNFGGLWEAAVKSFKHHLRWIVTNELLTFEEFNTLTIEIEAVLNSRPLTPLSTDPNDPIALTPGHFLIGDSLTNLRGPDFRETPSNRLSNWQHIQKLKQDFWTRWHREYISGLNVKSKWIHGEHSIKEGTQSRRWALGRVIKAHAGTDGIIRTVTVRTAKGIYDRNVRKLAPLPNTDDPTC; this is encoded by the exons ATGGGTAATCTACCTGAGCCTAGAGTAACAGAATCCCGCCCATTCACTAACGTCGGGATTGACTACTGCGGCCCCTTCTTCATAAAGGAAAGGAAAGTACGCAACAGAGGTCGTATAAAGGTTTACGTGTCGGTCTTCGTATGCCTCGCCATTAAGGCAGTCCACTTAGAGATCGCGTGTGACCTCACCACTGAAGGGTTTCTGGCGGCCTTACGACGGTTCGTCGCTCGACGGGGAGTCTGCAGCAACATTTACTCAGACAATGGCACAAATTTCATCGGTGCCAATAGTGAGCTGAAGGAGATCCACGAGTTTCTGAAGAATGAGGACCATCAgcaaaaaattcttcattttgcAACGTCGAAGGAAATCCGATGGCACTTCATCCCAGCGCAGTCTCCAAACTTCGGTGGTCTTTGGGAAGCAGCGGTCAAATCCTTCAAACATCACCTGAGGTGGATTGTGACCAATGAGTTGCTGACTTTTGAAGAATTCAATACACTAACTATCGAGATTGAAGCCGTGCTAAACTCACGACCTCTCACTCCTCTTTCAACGGATCCAAATGATCCAATAGCATTGACTCCTGGCCACTTCTTGATTGGTGACTCTCTGACAAATCTCAGAGGTCCTGACTTTCGGGAGACTCCTAGCAATAGACTCTCAAATTGGCAACACATCCAGAAGTTGAAGCAGGACTTCTGGACTCGCTGGCATCGAGAGTACATTAGCGGGCTCAATGTCAAATCCAAATGGATACATGGGGAGCACTCAATCAAGGAGGGTACTCAATCAAGGAGG TGGGCATTGGGCAGGGTCATCAAGGCTCACGCTGGTACCGATGGCATCATCCGAACAGTTACGGTGAGAACTGCTAAGGGTATCTACGACCGCAACGTGAGAAAATTGGCGCCTCTACCCAACACTGATGATCCGACATGTTGA